From the Natrarchaeobaculum aegyptiacum genome, one window contains:
- a CDS encoding secondary thiamine-phosphate synthase enzyme YjbQ, with amino-acid sequence MEFTVDTDARLTTVDVTAQVEAAVPDGCESGLATAFVTHTTAALVVQENEPRLRDDVETFLGDLVPDEGHAHDELDGNADSHLRAALFGPDVTVPIRNGDLALGTWQSVFLLECDGPRTRTVSVTVTDANG; translated from the coding sequence ATGGAGTTCACCGTCGACACCGACGCACGGCTGACGACCGTCGACGTGACCGCACAGGTCGAAGCCGCCGTCCCCGACGGCTGTGAGTCGGGACTCGCGACGGCGTTCGTCACGCACACGACGGCCGCGCTCGTCGTCCAGGAAAACGAACCGCGACTGCGCGACGACGTCGAGACGTTTCTCGGCGACCTCGTCCCCGACGAGGGCCACGCCCACGACGAACTCGACGGCAACGCCGATTCACACCTCCGCGCGGCGCTATTCGGCCCGGACGTGACCGTCCCGATCAGAAACGGCGACCTCGCACTCGGCACCTGGCAGTCGGTCTTCCTGCTCGAGTGCGATGGCCCGCGGACGCGGACGGTCTCGGTGACGGTGACCGACGCCAACGGCTGA
- a CDS encoding SpoVR family protein has product MSKPTTNADRYRKQAIAGDLEEPVTEARNLAQKLGLEPYPVKYWIVDYDEMNELIAYGGFQSRYPHWRWGMQYDRQQKQGRYTGGKAFEIVNNDNPAHAFLQESNTVADQKAVITHVEAHSDFFAKNEWFGLFTSGQADEAQVNAAAMLERHARAIDRYMRDPDIDRAEVEKWIDHCLSLEDNIDQHRVFERRLEVDGPVDAIDADLAEQLDELDLSEEIKGEVFDEEWLEKLEEGDEQVTFPEEPQKDVLAFLREHGKQYDGESERAVEMEPWQRDVLDMMRAEAYYFAAQKMTKVMNEGWASYWESTMMTDERFAGDDEFLNYADHMAKVLGSGGLNPYSLGMELWEYVENTTNRREVLERLLRVEGISWRNLTEVVDFEDVLAQLEPPEAIASIDADSFDELEDVPDDWVDQEALEAARDGEIDLAKYPWKVLTDEGLARRHYSLVKRHNRGFLSRVSQQDLERIGRYLFDDARYESVEEALADVEFTAGWDRLYDVRESHNDVTFLDEFLTEEFITENNYFTYEHSKATGQFHVASDAAEDVKKKLLLQFTNFGKPTIAVYDGNYNNANELLLGHQYNGVMLDLGQARETLKRIFELWGRPVNLLTIVKEVNEHDVEVARRRNREPEPEERGKLIRYDGEEVTMEDVPWSDVEHLAADDVDYDTKPEEWLA; this is encoded by the coding sequence ATGAGTAAGCCAACGACCAACGCAGACAGGTACCGAAAGCAAGCCATCGCCGGCGACCTCGAGGAACCGGTCACGGAGGCCAGAAACCTGGCACAGAAACTCGGTCTCGAACCGTACCCGGTAAAGTACTGGATCGTCGACTACGACGAGATGAACGAACTCATCGCCTACGGCGGGTTCCAGTCGCGGTACCCCCACTGGCGGTGGGGAATGCAGTACGACCGCCAGCAGAAACAGGGCCGCTACACCGGCGGGAAGGCCTTCGAAATCGTCAACAACGACAACCCCGCTCACGCGTTCCTCCAGGAGTCGAACACGGTCGCCGACCAGAAGGCCGTCATCACGCACGTCGAAGCCCACTCCGACTTCTTCGCGAAAAACGAGTGGTTCGGTCTGTTCACGAGCGGTCAGGCGGACGAAGCGCAGGTAAACGCCGCGGCCATGCTCGAGCGCCACGCCCGGGCGATCGACCGCTACATGCGCGACCCCGACATCGACCGCGCCGAGGTCGAAAAGTGGATCGACCACTGCCTCAGCTTAGAGGACAACATCGACCAGCACCGGGTGTTCGAGCGTCGACTCGAGGTCGACGGCCCCGTCGACGCGATCGACGCCGACCTCGCGGAACAACTCGACGAACTCGACCTCTCCGAGGAGATCAAAGGCGAGGTGTTCGACGAGGAGTGGCTCGAGAAACTCGAGGAGGGAGACGAGCAGGTCACCTTCCCCGAGGAGCCCCAGAAAGACGTGCTGGCGTTCCTGCGCGAACACGGCAAACAGTACGACGGCGAGTCCGAGCGTGCCGTCGAGATGGAACCCTGGCAACGGGACGTCCTCGACATGATGCGCGCGGAGGCCTACTACTTCGCCGCCCAGAAGATGACCAAGGTGATGAACGAGGGATGGGCAAGTTACTGGGAGTCGACGATGATGACCGACGAGCGCTTCGCCGGCGACGACGAGTTCCTGAACTACGCCGACCACATGGCGAAGGTACTCGGCTCTGGCGGCCTCAACCCCTACAGCCTCGGGATGGAACTCTGGGAGTACGTCGAGAACACGACGAACCGCCGTGAAGTCCTCGAACGCTTGCTCCGCGTCGAGGGCATCTCCTGGCGCAACCTCACCGAGGTCGTCGACTTCGAGGACGTCCTCGCCCAGCTCGAGCCGCCGGAAGCCATCGCCTCGATCGACGCCGACTCGTTCGACGAACTCGAGGACGTTCCCGACGACTGGGTCGATCAGGAGGCGCTCGAGGCCGCCCGCGACGGCGAAATTGACCTCGCGAAGTACCCGTGGAAGGTGCTGACCGACGAGGGACTGGCACGCCGGCACTACTCGCTGGTCAAGCGACACAACCGTGGGTTCCTCTCCCGGGTGAGCCAGCAGGATCTCGAGCGGATCGGCCGGTACCTCTTCGACGACGCCCGCTACGAGAGCGTCGAGGAAGCGCTCGCTGACGTCGAGTTCACCGCGGGCTGGGATCGCCTCTACGACGTCCGGGAGAGCCACAACGACGTGACCTTCTTAGACGAGTTCCTCACGGAGGAGTTCATCACCGAGAACAACTACTTCACCTACGAGCACTCGAAGGCCACCGGCCAGTTCCACGTCGCGAGCGACGCCGCCGAAGACGTCAAGAAGAAGCTGCTGTTGCAGTTCACCAACTTCGGGAAACCGACAATTGCGGTCTACGACGGCAACTACAACAACGCCAACGAACTCCTGCTCGGCCACCAGTACAACGGCGTCATGCTCGACCTCGGGCAGGCTCGAGAGACCCTGAAGCGGATCTTCGAACTCTGGGGCCGACCGGTGAACCTCCTGACGATCGTCAAGGAGGTCAACGAACACGACGTCGAAGTCGCACGGCGGCGCAACCGCGAGCCAGAACCCGAAGAACGCGGGAAGCTCATCCGATACGACGGCGAGGAAGTGACGATGGAAGACGTCCCGTGGAGCGACGTCGAACACCTCGCAGCCGACGACGTCGACTACGACACGAAACCGGAGGAGTGGCTGGCCTGA
- a CDS encoding YeaH/YhbH family protein — MGLRDDLERFREVGEKRREDLADFIQYGDLGGGRPNQIQIPVKIVSLPEFEYDQRDKGGVGQGDGDTPDVGQPVGQPQPQPGDGDGEDGEPGEEGGEHEYYEMDPEEFAQELDEELGLDLEPKGKTVVEETEGPFTDLTRTGPDSTLDFERMFKEGLKRKLAMDFDEDFVREVCKVEGITPRDVFEWARGENLPVSMAWIEEAHDEVADERGTWSSIEEVEDNVDRQSVQQQIRREGIKHVPFRREDERYRYPEIIEEKEKNVVVVNIRDVSGSMREKKRELVERTFTPLDWYLQGKYDNAEFVYIAHDADAWEVERENFFGIRSGGGTKISSAYELAAELLEEYPWSEWNRYVFAAGDSENSSNDTEERVIPMMEEIDANLHAYVETQPSGNAINATHAEELERHFGPDSEDVAVAYVNGEADVTDAIYEILSTESETNE, encoded by the coding sequence ATGGGACTGAGAGACGACCTCGAGCGATTCCGCGAAGTGGGCGAGAAACGACGCGAGGACCTGGCTGATTTCATTCAGTACGGCGACCTGGGCGGCGGACGGCCGAACCAGATCCAGATCCCTGTCAAGATCGTCTCGCTTCCGGAGTTCGAGTACGACCAGCGCGACAAGGGCGGCGTCGGGCAGGGCGACGGCGACACGCCGGACGTCGGGCAGCCGGTCGGCCAGCCACAGCCCCAGCCGGGCGACGGCGACGGCGAGGATGGTGAACCCGGCGAGGAAGGCGGCGAACACGAGTACTACGAGATGGACCCCGAGGAGTTCGCTCAGGAACTCGACGAGGAACTGGGTCTCGACCTGGAACCCAAGGGGAAGACGGTCGTCGAGGAGACCGAAGGACCGTTCACCGACCTGACGCGAACCGGCCCGGACAGCACCCTCGACTTCGAGCGGATGTTCAAAGAGGGACTCAAGCGCAAACTCGCGATGGACTTCGACGAGGACTTCGTCCGTGAGGTCTGCAAGGTCGAGGGGATCACCCCCCGCGACGTCTTCGAGTGGGCCCGCGGCGAGAACCTGCCCGTCTCGATGGCCTGGATCGAAGAGGCCCACGACGAGGTCGCCGACGAACGCGGCACGTGGTCCTCGATCGAAGAAGTCGAGGACAACGTCGACCGCCAGAGCGTCCAGCAACAGATCCGCCGCGAGGGGATCAAACACGTCCCGTTCCGCCGTGAGGACGAACGCTACCGCTATCCCGAGATCATCGAGGAGAAAGAGAAGAACGTCGTCGTCGTCAACATCCGGGACGTCTCCGGCTCGATGCGCGAGAAGAAACGCGAACTCGTCGAGCGCACGTTCACGCCGCTGGACTGGTACCTCCAGGGCAAGTACGACAACGCCGAGTTCGTCTACATCGCCCACGACGCCGACGCCTGGGAGGTCGAGCGCGAGAACTTCTTCGGCATCAGAAGCGGCGGTGGCACCAAGATCTCGAGTGCGTACGAACTCGCCGCCGAATTGCTGGAGGAGTACCCCTGGAGCGAGTGGAACCGCTACGTCTTCGCCGCGGGCGACTCCGAGAACTCGAGCAACGACACCGAAGAGCGCGTCATCCCCATGATGGAAGAGATCGACGCCAACCTCCACGCCTACGTCGAGACCCAGCCAAGCGGGAACGCGATCAACGCGACCCACGCTGAGGAGTTAGAGCGTCACTTCGGCCCCGATTCCGAAGACGTCGCGGTGGCCTACGTCAACGGCGAAGCCGACGTCACCGACGCGATCTACGAGATTCTCTCGACCGAGAGTGAGACTAATGAGTAA
- a CDS encoding PrkA family serine protein kinase — MTDRDYVSAADRTLEETYEEPMDVSTYVDRLFANPTIASHASKYLLEAIEAAGTRTVVEEGEEKERYRFFDDPHNGGEHAILGNTEVLNRFVDDLRSIAAGRAKDEKIIWFEGPTATGKSELKRCLVNGLREYSKTPAGRRYTVEWNVTTATAGERGLSYGGDPTAADEQHWYESPVQVHPLSVFPEEVRERILEDLNADLEDHVPVRVDTDLDPFSREAYEYLEERYRRAGEDELFSAIIDEDHLRVKNYVVDVGQGVGVLHSEDDGRPKERLVGSWMHGMLQELDSRGRKNPQAFSYDGVLSQGNGVLTIVEDAAQHADLLQKLLNVPDEQSVKLDKGIGMDVDTQLLIISNPDLEAQLNQHADRNGTDPLKALKRRLDKHQFGYLTNLSLECELIRRELTNETEVWEADTYDELESRIREPVSVTIRGQDGETRTREFAPHAIEAAALYAVVTRLDETDLPNGLDLVDKALIYDQGYLQEGDNRLEKEAFDFDDDGDDGDHGIPVTYTRDALAELVQTDLDRHHADLPVEDVVMPRDVLNAMAEGLSTAPVFSTGERSEFENRVVPVKNYVYDRQEADVIEAIMHDKRVDEETVAEYVEHVYAWETDEPLYNDRGERVEPDPLKMKLFEVEHLGRFGEDDYEGNHPHESVRNFRREKVITSLNRHAWEHRDEDFSVEDVDLTAIPVIKAVLESHDWEDVRRTFEDVDPRQWDDPPSGTETESVKEATLETMVEEFDYSEASAELTSRHVMGQVSYRWD; from the coding sequence ATGACAGACAGAGACTACGTCTCCGCGGCCGATCGCACGCTCGAGGAGACGTACGAGGAGCCGATGGACGTCTCGACCTACGTCGACCGGCTCTTCGCAAACCCGACGATCGCCTCCCACGCCTCGAAGTACTTACTCGAGGCGATCGAGGCCGCCGGCACGCGAACGGTGGTCGAAGAAGGCGAGGAGAAAGAACGCTACCGATTCTTCGACGATCCGCACAACGGTGGCGAACACGCCATTCTCGGCAACACCGAGGTGCTGAATCGGTTCGTCGACGACCTCCGGTCGATCGCGGCCGGGCGAGCGAAAGACGAGAAGATCATCTGGTTCGAAGGCCCCACCGCCACCGGGAAATCCGAACTCAAACGGTGTCTGGTCAACGGCCTCCGGGAGTACTCGAAGACCCCCGCTGGTCGGCGCTACACCGTCGAGTGGAACGTCACGACCGCCACCGCCGGCGAACGCGGCCTGAGCTACGGCGGCGACCCCACCGCGGCCGACGAACAGCACTGGTACGAGAGTCCCGTGCAGGTCCACCCGCTGTCGGTCTTCCCCGAGGAGGTCCGCGAACGCATTCTCGAGGACCTGAACGCGGACCTCGAGGATCACGTCCCCGTCCGGGTCGACACCGACCTCGACCCGTTCTCCCGGGAGGCCTACGAATACTTAGAGGAACGATACCGCCGGGCCGGCGAAGACGAACTGTTCTCGGCGATCATCGACGAGGACCACCTGCGCGTGAAGAACTACGTCGTCGACGTGGGCCAAGGCGTCGGCGTTCTCCACAGCGAGGACGACGGCCGCCCCAAGGAACGGCTCGTCGGGTCGTGGATGCACGGCATGCTCCAGGAACTGGATTCGCGCGGGCGCAAGAACCCACAGGCGTTCAGCTACGACGGCGTCCTCTCGCAGGGCAACGGCGTCCTCACCATCGTCGAAGACGCCGCCCAGCACGCAGACCTCCTGCAGAAACTGCTGAACGTCCCCGACGAGCAGTCGGTAAAACTGGACAAAGGCATCGGGATGGACGTCGACACCCAGTTACTGATCATCTCGAACCCCGACCTCGAGGCCCAGCTCAACCAGCACGCCGATCGCAACGGCACGGACCCGCTGAAGGCGCTCAAACGCCGGCTGGACAAACACCAGTTCGGCTACCTCACCAACCTGAGCCTCGAGTGTGAACTCATCCGTCGGGAGTTGACAAACGAGACCGAGGTCTGGGAGGCAGATACCTACGACGAACTCGAGTCACGGATTCGGGAACCGGTGTCCGTGACGATCAGGGGGCAGGACGGCGAGACCCGAACGCGAGAGTTCGCCCCCCACGCCATCGAGGCCGCGGCACTCTACGCGGTCGTCACGCGGCTCGACGAGACCGACCTGCCCAACGGGCTCGACCTCGTCGACAAGGCGCTGATCTACGATCAGGGCTATCTGCAGGAAGGCGACAACCGACTCGAGAAGGAGGCGTTCGACTTCGACGACGACGGAGACGACGGCGACCACGGCATTCCGGTCACCTACACGCGGGACGCGCTCGCGGAACTGGTCCAGACGGACCTCGACCGCCACCACGCCGACCTGCCCGTCGAGGACGTCGTCATGCCCCGGGACGTCCTGAACGCGATGGCCGAGGGGCTCTCGACTGCACCGGTGTTCTCGACCGGCGAGCGCTCCGAGTTCGAAAACCGGGTCGTCCCGGTCAAGAACTACGTCTACGACCGGCAGGAAGCCGACGTCATCGAGGCGATCATGCACGACAAACGCGTCGACGAGGAGACCGTCGCAGAGTACGTCGAACACGTCTACGCCTGGGAGACCGACGAACCGCTGTACAACGACCGCGGCGAACGCGTCGAACCCGACCCGCTGAAGATGAAGCTCTTCGAGGTCGAACACCTCGGCCGGTTCGGCGAAGACGACTACGAGGGGAATCACCCACACGAGAGCGTCCGAAACTTCCGCCGGGAGAAGGTGATCACCTCCCTGAATCGCCACGCGTGGGAACACCGCGACGAGGACTTCTCGGTCGAAGACGTCGACCTGACGGCGATCCCGGTGATCAAGGCCGTCCTCGAGAGCCACGACTGGGAGGACGTCAGGCGAACGTTCGAGGACGTCGACCCCCGGCAGTGGGACGACCCGCCGAGCGGGACCGAGACAGAGAGCGTCAAGGAGGCGACACTCGAGACGATGGTCGAGGAGTTCGACTACAGCGAGGCGTCGGCCGAACTGACCAGCAGACACGTCATGGGACAGGTGAGCTACCGATGGGACTGA